A segment of the Bdellovibrio bacteriovorus genome:
GCTGTTTGTTTTGCTCTTTTTTGCAGAGTCTTCATCGCACCATTGATGAAGTCAGCCTGGGATTTCACTTTCGTGTAAACACTCACCAAAGAGCAGTCATCTTTACCGTCTTTACCGGCACCACGGCTGGTGATACCCCAAACGTACTGCTGACCTTTGACTTCCAGGAACGCCGGACCACCGGAATCACCGTGGCAGGCACCTTTGCCTTGGGACTGATCCAAAAGGATTTCAGTTTTACCGAAGGATTCAACGATTTCCACATCCACTTTACGAAGACGGTCGTCAGATTTCGTGTTCACACCGTCTGTTTCGATCAGACCGTAACCAGCCAAAGTCACTTTCGTGCCTGGAACCAGCAGGGATTCGTCAGACAAGAACTTCGCCACTTTGTAGCCCGGAGCCATTGCGCCTGCGAACTTCAAAACCGCCACGTCGTTGGCGTCTTCACCTTGCTCGCCCATTTTACCGTAGTCTTCATGAACGACGGCATCGGTCACCAGGCGAACATCAGCTCTTTCCATTTTGTTGATGTCGGTGTTGAAAATAATATAGATAGCCACTTCTTTGTATTCTTCACCCACAACCGGAACGCAGTGACCCGCAGTCAGAACCATGTTGTTTTTAAGCAGAGAACCCGTGCAGATGAAGGAACCTTCCTGACCATCCTGAGTTTGCACAGAGGCGATAATAGCCACTGTGGTCTTTGCGATGGAATCAGAAGTCTCTACCGGCTCACCGCCGATAATGCTTGTGCCTTGAGTGTTAACCGCGTTTTGAGAAGCCGGTGAACACGCCACCAAACCTGCCAGAACCGTCGTCGTCAGAACCAATGCTTTAGATACGTTGATCAGTTTCATGTCGCCCCCTACCTTCCCCAAAAGGTGAGGCCGTTAAACACCCAAAATGGCACCGGTGCAATACAATTTTTCAAATGTGGTCCATAAAAAAGTCTTATGGATAAAAAGAAAAGGGACCCTTGTGGATGGGGGCAAGTGCAGGGATGTGCCGGATGGATCCACAATCATATAAATCCCTCCATACAAGGCAGTAATAACAACTACCAATAACATGGCAATCGTCAGTTGACGGGCAGCTTTCATGGCTAGCGGTTTTGTAGACCCTATTAAGTTGCGGTGGGTATAGGTGGAGACGATGATCGCCTCGTCGCCCAGGGTCTGGCGCACGAGGTCCATCGCCTCGGTCATGGTTTCAGCCTGGAAGGTCTTGAGCCGCATCTGTCAGCCCGTCCTCAGATCTGCGCCACCGTCCGAAGCTTGGCCTTCGGATGGATTTTCCTTCAGCAACTGGCCGAAGCGCTGCCGCGTCAGATGGCCGCTCTCGCCGCGCGAGGGAAACAGCCAGGGCGAGGTCTTGCCTTCGATGAAGTCGCTGCGCCAGCCGGCATAGTCCTCGATGGCCTGCCGCGCCGGCTCGCTCAGCGGCACCAGCGGGGGGGGAGGAAAAACAGCGCTTGTGTTTGGGGGCAGCAAGGGCATGGGCCGTGCCTGTGCGCAGCAGCTTTCACAGGAGGGCGTCAAGGTCTTCATCGCCGCCCGCACAGAGGAAACTCTGGCACGGGCTGCCGCGGAAATCTCCGCGCAGACCGGCCATGAAGTCCGCTACGTCGTGGCCAACATCACGACGCCCGCCGGGCGTGATGCCGCACTGGCGGCATGTCCTTCGCCGGACATCCTTGTGAACAACGCTGACGGCGCGCCGCCCGGGGATTTTCGCCAATGGACGCCCGCAGACTGGCATGCCGCACTCGATTAGACTGGACCGCTGGACTCCAACACGACGTTCGGATAGGATTCAGGCATGAATTCTACCAAACAACCGTTTGATTGGGTGCCTACCCCTGAACTGATTGCGCAATCAAACCTCACGGCATTCCTGCACACAGTAGGCGAATCCGGGCTGTCCGGTGGGCATCATATTCGGACCGAGTGGAATAAACGCCACAATGGTAATCAGACAAATGCAGAGCAGGGTATAGAGCAGGCCGCCCATTTTAAAGAAATCAACCATGGCAGCATACACAATACCGGCAGCAATTAATGTGGGTATGGTGAAATAAATGATGGAATTGATGTTTACGTATTCGGCAAACTCATAACCGGTGATCTTGCGGTATACCAGGTCGAAAATAAGGTTGATAACGGTGGTGCCGATGCCCACAAATAAACCGCCCAGGATACCACGGGTAGCCATGGAGTACTGGTAGGGGGAAGTTCCTGTTTCCATATCGATAGGTTTTAGTGTCAGAAGAAGAGTTCTGCTTACCTGATGCGAGCGGAAAATGCCTGGCTGGAATAAAACC
Coding sequences within it:
- a CDS encoding S1 family peptidase; the protein is MKLINVSKALVLTTTVLAGLVACSPASQNAVNTQGTSIIGGEPVETSDSIAKTTVAIIASVQTQDGQEGSFICTGSLLKNNMVLTAGHCVPVVGEEYKEVAIYIIFNTDINKMERADVRLVTDAVVHEDYGKMGEQGEDANDVAVLKFAGAMAPGYKVAKFLSDESLLVPGTKVTLAGYGLIETDGVNTKSDDRLRKVDVEIVESFGKTEILLDQSQGKGACHGDSGGPAFLEVKGQQYVWGITSRGAGKDGKDDCSLVSVYTKVKSQADFINGAMKTLQKRAKQTAVAAK